Proteins from a single region of Psilocybe cubensis strain MGC-MH-2018 chromosome 3, whole genome shotgun sequence:
- a CDS encoding Inclusion body clearance protein IML2, with product MDPEHQHPNAELLQSATKGFDYLFSNDIVSARQHFERRDDPFHLMGLGVCAFLEAALGMETGLMTEASRCLSLSEAGARKQMRVPKPRDMSYESKFSYGLEWEILNADAIVLLGLTHALRLYKTVFPVGLPHIPSSRGDISISPSLPAVLKHKPSMASLASESSTTSASSAATIPTPAPAIKSSFFSKWVGASSTQSLPITSGTGHTVPDGPVEDLIIAGTAFGFGLFNLVFSLLPKKIQGVVGFLGFKHDRKLALQALSLAASKYDVHGVFAGLVLMTYHGAVLLFSGYQANENKILAEYKDIVDRIESRYPEGALWVLNRAKILRMSYDPQSAIKVLQDGLKPDRTHSFVQADMLLIFELAWTLLGQRRYQEASDAFMKITELNSWSHGTYYFIAAGCQLALGNKEKAQSMLDAILDLIEKKKISGKDLPTEVFIKKKLAFYKEKQARRGGAPEHYVDSVKINPAEVWNNHSRVGESIARAHINALKELSPHVHISKITLEASSPTTNSLRTPRSAQSSGSKVSLVSPADVDLDTSDELAIRALMLGINYRTIKEFEISRGFLNEAYGYQNSIKVSTWVGGVAAFELAVLDLKEAEDRDSASPVVSSSEPPTPASGNGDVPAVVADAGAVAEKIDNLRLDSSAEGRPSVLSPEARKKMWIETLKSASTKLDLALNLAGSSIDLSSRLDSRIAMLRDEIAAKTAIIGVSI from the exons ATGGACCCCGAGCACCAACACCCCAACGCGGAACTCCTACAAAGCGCGACGAAAGGGTTCGATTATCTGTTCTCAAACGACATCGTTTCAGCAAGACAACATTTCGAGCGTCGCGATGACCCGTTCCATCTGATGGGATTGGGAGTGTGTGCATTTCTAGAGGCAGCGCTTGGGATGGAG ACAGGCTTAATGACTGAAGCGTCAAGATGCCTCTCTCTGTCAGAAGCAGGAGCTCGGAAACAGATGCGCGTCCCCAAACCTCGAGATATGTCCTATGAAAGCAAGTTTTCGTATGGTTTGGAATGGGAGATCTTGAATGCAGACGCGATTGTGTTACTTGGGTTGACTCACGCATTGAG ACTGTACAAGACCGTGTTTCCTGTTGGACTACCTCACATCCCATCTTCCCGAGGGGACATCTCCATTTCACCATCCCTACCCGCCGTGCTCAAACATAAGCCATCCATGGCGTCGCTCGCGTCGGAGTCGTCGACGACTTCTGCCAGCAGTGCAGCGACGATTCCTACACCGGCGCCCGCAATAAAGTCCAGTTTCTTTTCCAAGTGGGTCGGGGCGTCATCCACACAGTCGTTACCCATTACGTCAGGCACCGGACACACCGTTCCCGACGGCCCAGTGGAGGATTTGATCATCGCGGGGACTGcatttgggtttgggctgTTCAATCTCGTGTTTTCTCTCTTGCCGAAGAAGATCCAAGGCGTTGTCGGATTTTTGGGGTTCAAACACGATCGCAAGTTAGCGTTACAGGCGTTATCGTTGGCCGCCTCAAAGTATGACGTGCATGGCGTATTTGCTGG GCTAGTATTGATGACTTATCATGGGGCCGTTCTTTTGTTCTCGGGATACCAAGCAAACGAAAATAAAATTTTGGCGGAGTACAAAGATATAGTTGACAG GATCGAGTCTCGATACCCAGAAGGTGCTTTATGGGTTCTCAATCGT GCCAAAATCTTGCGTATGTCATACGATCCACAAAGTGCGATCAAGGTATTGCAGGATGGGCTCAAACCGGACCGGACACATTCATTTGTACAAGCAGATATGCTG TTAATTTTTGAGCTCGCTTGGACGTTGCTTGGACAAAGAAGATATCAAGAAGCTAGTGACGCGTTCATGAAAATTACCGAGCTCAATTCATG GAGTCATGGAACATACTATTTTATCGCGGCTG GATGCCAGCTCGCTTTGGGAAACAAGGAAAAGGCCCAGTCCATGCTCGACGCCATTCTTGATCTcattgagaaaaagaaaattagcGGCAAGGACCTCCCCACAGAAGTATTCATCAAGAAGAAGT TGGCCTTCTACAAAGAAAAGCAAGCGCGCAGAGGTGGTGCGCCAGAGCACTATGTTGATTCTGTAAAAATTAATCCAGCCGAAG TCTGGAATAACCACTCCCGCGTTGGAGAATCTATTGCTCGGGCTCACATCAACGCCTTGAAAGAACTTTCCCCACATGTTCATATAAGCAAAATAACCCTGGAAGCGTCATCACCTACCACTAACTCCCTTCGCACACCAAGATCTGCACAGTCCTCAGGGTCAAAGGTGTCTCTTGTATCTCCCGCAGACGTGGATCTCGATACGTCAGACGAACTTGCTATTCGTGCGCTCATGCTTGGGATCAACTATCGGACGATTAAGGAGTTTGAAATCTCTCGTGGATTCCTTAACGAAGCTTATGGCTACCAAAATTCCATAAAAGTAAGCACATGGGTGGGAGGCGTAGCTGCCTTTGAGCTCGCCGTGCTCGATCTGAAGGAGGCAGAGGACCGGGATAGCGCCAGCCCCGTGGTATCGTCAAGTGAACCGCCGACACCTGCCAGTGGGAATGGGGATGTacctgctgttgttgctgacGCCGGTGCTGTAGCTGAGAAGATTGACAATCTTCGTCTGGACTCTTCTGCCGAAGGTCGCCCAAGTGTCCTTTCACCGGAAGCTAGGAAGAAGATGTGGATAGAGACGTTGAAGAGCGCTAGCACGAAGCTTGACCTTGCTTTAAATCTTGCTGGGAGTTCGATTGATCTTTCATCGCGTTTAGACAGTCGTATTGCGATGCTACGAGACGAAATTGCGGCGAAGACCGCTATCATAGGCGTTAGCATATGA
- a CDS encoding N amino acid transport system protein, translating to MPSSATMAASPANVAMTELITHPNEKGERDSVSTRSSSSKDVVFEEYLYYAAIQRLEEEGDRPSRSEGEKGWFYKLSDYKGRNVNVDVSSASPPPMTPEQEETARASRALRLASWLSIFYLITTDILGPFNAPFAISQVGWVPGLILYFVMGAMALYTGLILWRLFVRLDSVRYPLKTYADIAERIFGRTARHICNVLQSVQLLVNVATICLSNGQALSQVANFKLCFSVCIVIWIIVGIVIGQIRTLKNYGWLANSAVWINLLIIFTSMGFVAHSPPNVGAAATSLGVDPTLPVQTAKFTSIPLFDKVFAYGGAMIFPEMMAEMRRPMDFWKGMVLAQSLIFVAYVMYGAYVYAFQGQFSLPLAFQGVSKHSWQTLGNVLALISGIIAAGLYGNIGIKVVYINIIEDWFKGPRLMTPKGRVIWTILVCIYWVLAFIVGSAIPQVQTITGLIAAIAIMQFTYSFPPLLRLGYDVITDAMVEDKAFVPGNGAAGRKDTWKDWSRWKRGLFSGHVLFKLFNLIIALGGLAMACLGMWGAGKAIKATFAQAGAATSFGCRSPVQT from the exons ATGCCTAGCA GTGCAACCATGGCGGCATCTCCTGCCAATGTCGCGATGACCGAACTTATCACCCATCCCAATGAAAAGGGAGAGCGTGATTCAGTATCCACGCGATCCTCTTCATCGAAGGACGTGGTGTTCGAGGAATATCTCTACTACGCCGCCATACAGAgattggaggaagaaggcgACCGGCCATCGAGATCtgaaggagagaaaggaTGGTTCTACAAACTGTCCGACTACAAAGGCAGGAATGTCAATGTAGATGTCTCCTCTGCTTCGCCGCCCCCCATGACCCCGGAGCAAGAGGAGACTGCTAGGGCTTCTCGTGCGCTGCGTTTGGCATCGTGGCTGTCGATCTTTTACTTGATTACTACCGACATTCTTGGACCATTCAACGCGCCTTTCGCCATATCCCAAGTGGGTTGGGTCCCAG GTCTGATCCTCTACTTCGTTA TGGGAGCTATGGCCCTCTACACTGGTCTGATTCTCTGGAGGCTGTTCGTGCGTCTCGACTCCGTTCGGTATCCTCTGAAGACATATGCGGACATCGCCGAGCGTATTTTCGGAAGAACGGCTCGTCATATTTGTAATGTTTTGCAAAGTGTTCAACTTCTAGTCAAC GTTGCTACCATTTGTCTTTCTAACGGTCAAGCACTGTCCCAAGTAGCTAATTTTAAG CTATGTTTTTCCGTGTGCATCGTCATATGGATTATTGTCGGAATAGTTATTGGCCAAATTCGTACTCTGAAG AACTACGGATGGCTAGCTAACAGTGCCGTTTG GATCAATTTGCTTATCATTTTTACTTCTATGGGTTTCGTGGCTCACAGTCCCCCCAACGTTGGGGCTGCCGCTACGTCATTGGGTGTTGATCCAACACTGCCCGTTCAAACTGCCAAGTTCACATCAATTCCATTATTCGACAAG GTTTTTGCCTATGGAGGAGCTATGATTTTCCCCGAAATG ATGGCTGAGATGCGCCGTCCAATGGACTTCTGGAAAGGAATGGTTTTAGCCCAGTCTTTGATTTTTGTCGCTTATGTCATGTATGGAGCATACGTATAC GCTTTCCAAGGACAgttctctctccctctgGCATTCCAAGGAGTCAGCAAGCACTCTTGGCAGACATTGG GAAATGTGTTGGCTCTCATAAGTGGCATTATCGCAGCTGGATTGTACGGAAATATTGGTATCA AGGTTGTATATATCAATATTATTGAGGATTGGTTCAAAGGACCTAGACTTATGACCCCCAAAGGTCGTGTAATCTGGACGA TCTTGGTCTGCATCTACTGGGTTCTGG CCTTCATCGTCGGATCTGCCATTCCCCAAGTGCAGACTATTACAGGTCTAATTGCCGCCATCGCTATTATGCAATTTACATACAGTTTCCCACCACTTCTCCGTCTTGGGTACGACGTGATCACCGACGCTATGGTCGAGGATAAAGCTTTCGTTCCCGGCAATGGTGCCGCAGGAAGGAAGGACACCTGGAAAGACTGGTCCCGCTGGAAACGA GGCTTGTTCAGTGGACATGTCCTGTTCAAGTTGTTTAACTTAATCATTGCATTAGGGGGGCTGGCCATGGCTTGTTTGGGTATGTGGGGTGCAGGTAAAGCAATCAAGGCCACTTTCGCGCAGGCGGGTGCCGCAACGTCATTTGGTTGCAGATCTCCAGTCCAGACTTAG
- a CDS encoding D-malate dehydrogenase [decarboxylating], with product MMETPRSYTIAVLPGDGIGTEVMPPALRCLESAAKVFGFKLIFQHYTWASCTYYLQHGKMLPDDWKELLQACDAIYFGAVGDPSTVPDHISLWGSLLLFRREFDQYINLRPCRLIPGVKSPLANRDNKPIDFVTVRENTEGEYSSIGGRIFEGTDRETVIQNTVFTRTGVDRVVRYAFELARSRPAKKLTSATKSNGISITMPYWDERVEAIGKEYPDVTVEKYHIDILCAHFVQRPHTFDVVVGSNLFGDILSDLGPACTGTIGIAPSANLNPAAKRGDKNWMPSLFEPVHGSAPDIAGKGIANPIGMIWAGQMMLEHLGEKDAANAVMRAIEVVLSGAKEAQLRGEQDVLTPDMHGKGTTEGLGSAIEREILKSAKN from the exons ATGATGGAAACACCCCGTTCATATACGATCGCTGTCCTTCCTGGAGATGGAATAGGCACTGAAGTCATGCCTCCAGCTCTACGGTGCTTAGAATCGGCTGCAAAAGTGTTTGGGTTCAAGTTGATATTTCAACACTATACATGGGCATCGTGCACCTACTATCTTCAGCACGGAAAAATGCTTCCAGACGATTGGAAAGAGCTGTTACAGGCATGCGATGCTATATATTTTGGAGCAG TCGGTGACCCTTCTACGGTGCCAGACCACATTTCATTGTGGGGAAGCTTGCTTTTGTTCAGACGGGAATTTGACCAGTATATCAACCTGAGACCATGTCGTCTTATTCCTGGAGTAAAATCCCCCTTAGCTAATCGAGACAATAAGCCTATTGACTTTGTCACCGTTCGGGAGAACACCGAGGGCGAGTACAGCTCTATTGGAGGAAGGATCTTCGAGGGTACCGACCGTGAGACCGTCATCCAAAACACGGTGTTTACCAGGACCGGTGTGGACCGAGTCGTACGATACGCTTTTGAACTGGCACGCAGTAGGCCTGCTAAAAAGCTTACCTCTGCAACAAAATCAAATGGGATATCGATCACAATGCCTTACTGGGACGAGCGGGTCGAGGCAATAGGAAAGGAATACCCGGATGTTACGGTAGAGAAATATCATATTGACATCCTCTGTGCCCACTTCGTCCAGCGTCCTCATACCTTTGATGTCGTTGTTGGATCCAACCTTTTCGGAGATATTTTATCAGATCTTGGGCCTGCATGTACTGGAACCATCGGGATCGCACCCTCAGCAAACTTAAACCCCGCAGCCAAACGAGGAGATAAAAATTGGATGCCAAGTTTGTTCGAGCCCGTGCATGGAAGTGCCCCTGATATCGCAGGAAAAGGAATCGCCAACCCAATTGGCATGATCTGGGCAGGACAAATGATGCTCGAGCACCTCGGAGAGAAGGATGCAGCCAATGCGGTAATGAGGGCAATTGAAGTAGTTCTCAGTGGAGCCAAGGAAGCGCAGCTCAGAGGAGAACAAGACGTCCTGACACCGGATATGCATGGGAAGGGAACAACTGAAGGACTTGGGAGTGCCATTGAAAGAGAGATTCTCAAGTCAGCAAAGAACTAA
- a CDS encoding Alpha-ketoglutarate-dependent sulfonate dioxygenase, which produces MPPNNMSPESEPPIENDGHESRTDDFIVYDINVPYIGLTEETNRTTNYPQYMPSWDPIWFDPLPPFEFHDPALRAKNPSMPNLLSPSAQITHIQPGFGSIVHGVQLNKLSDAGKDELALLISQRKVVAFPDQDMIDDGPAFQQEFMKYFGKPNYQPVSGTIPGFPGFHIIHRSGNVEEITNFLERKSTTTLWHQDVSYERQPPGYVMLGLLQGPEVGGDTVFADTAAAYKLISPVLRSFLDGLFATHSSSNMIAHTRRAGGLVRKDPVDNVHPLVRIHPVTGEKCLFVNGEFITRIHGLKDAEAKVLLDFLLQHIITGHDFQARVKWKPKTIVLFDNRSTLHTAVVDYVSEDSGAAARHIFRLCAMAEKPIPVQKSK; this is translated from the exons ATGCCTCCTAACAATATGTCTCCGGAATCCGAACCACCCATTGAGAACGATGGCCACGAATCTCGAACAGACGATTTCATTGTCTACGATATCAATGTCCCTTACATCGGGCTTACTGAAGAAACCAACAGGACCACAAACTATCCCCAGTATATGCCTTCATGGGATCCTATCTGGTTCGATCCGTTACCGCCTTTCGAATTTCACGACCCTGCCCTAAGAGCCAAAAATCCGTCTATGCCTAATCTTCTGTCGCCGTCGGCCCAGATTACACACATACAACCAGGATTCGGTAGTATAGTCCACGGGGTGCAGCTGAACAAGCTGTCTGATGCCGGAAAAGACGAGCTAGCATTGCTCATATCGCAAAGAAAGGTAGTTGCATTTCCAGATCAGGATATGATCGACGACGGACCCGCATTCCAACAAGAATTCATGAAATATTTTGGAAAACCAAACTATCAGCCTGTTTCGGGAACGATACCTGGATTTCCGGGTTTCCACATTATTCACCGGAGTGGAAATGTGGAGGAGATCACAAACTTTTTAGAGAGGAAGTCAACAACGACGCTATGGCATCAAGACGTTAGCTACGAGCGCCAGCCTCCTGGATATGTAATGCTTGGTTTACTCCAGGGCCCGGAAGTAGGCGGTGATACTGTATTTGCGGATACGGCGGCAGCATACAA GCTTATCTCTCCGGTCTTACGGTCATTTTTGGATGGTTTATTTGCCACTCACTCCTCGAGTAACATGATCGCTCATACACGACGGGCGGGGGGACTTGTCCGGAAAGATCCTGTTGACAATGTCCACCCTCTTGTTCGTATCCACCCAGTCACAGGTGAAAAATGCTTGTTTGTAAATGGAGAATTCATCACAAGAATTCATGGACTCAAGGACGCGGAAGCGAAAGTTCTCCTCGACTTCCTTCTCCAGCACATCATTACTGGTCATGATTTCCAAGCCAGAGTCAAGTGGAAGCCTAAAACAATTGTACTATTTGATAACCGCAGTACACTCC ACACTGCTGTCGTCGACTATGTTAGCGAAGATAGTGGTGCCGCTGCTAGACATATATTCCGTCTCTGTGCCATGGCAGAGAAACCCATTCCAGTTCAAAAGTCAAAATGA
- a CDS encoding C-factor has translation MTLYAISLTIGQLQRRGVLTTEVDFIDEASINNASKIFDNEDVDILINSAGIYNMWDDKAFNELSADDILNHFKVNTLGPFLSSKYFLPYLSRSAQGKIINISSDFASIADNIGGNACYRISKCALNQLTKNIAMDCQKTAPNVIALAIHPGYVPTKMTNYVGEDDMDVCMSSLVNIIETFGTPEASLNLPNGGYVRWNGDIMDY, from the exons ATGACTTTGTATGCAATCTCCCTGACAATAGGACAGCTTCAACGACGAGGCGTGCTAACCACTGAAGTAGATTTTATTGATGAGGCATCGATCAACAACGCCTCAAAGATCTTCGATAACGAGGACGTTGATATTTTGATCAACTCTGCCG GAATATACAATATGTGGGATGATAAGGCCTTTAATGAACTCTCGGCAGACGATATCCTTAATCATTTCAAAGTAAACACTCTT GGTCCGTTCCTCTCTTCAAAGTATTTCCTTCCCTACCTCTCTCGGTCTGCTCAGGGAAAGATCATAAACATATCGTCGGATTTTGCAAGCATTGCCG ATAACATCGGAGGAAATGCCTGCTACAGAATTTCTAAATGCGCCCTCAATCAATTAACAAAAAATATTGCAATGGACTGTCAGAAAACTGCCCCGAACGTTATAGCACTCGCTATTCATCCTGGATATGTTCCAACAAAGATGACCAATTatgttggagaagatgaTATGGATGTGTGCATGAGTTCGTTGGTGAATATCATTGAGACGTTTGGCACTCCCGAGGCATCCCTCAATCTGCCAAATGGAGGATACGTAAGGTGGAATGGTGATATAATGGACTATTAG
- a CDS encoding Armadillo repeat-containing protein 8 — translation MTIPSLTVTNLKKAKNVVIGNPLAKVQLVRDTHFISTLIDCLNAPYSSEKSTNDALRIEAAHIIASLSYGSEEALGTLLRANAHHAFVYAISYFTPSEPLSVRAAFSRALRTLAASIADVVGPSMWGLRPDRSMIRNEARHALEYLFQTETLDIYLPLLLPPSPSIPAAYAVSTSIAQMLSTTIRSDVNRRAVTEWLPPAERQREVKSRRGWEKTALSASHTSPWVARQLIALLGEYRREYDCKLVEACLSALAALAKENPIIATFLTKPLVDAPPLETILKFTKSRTVDVQLAACICITHILRALPPSPSSIPPPHSMTSPTSATTSHSLAHTPAPHKPSLEEDCKRTVINVVNGMISSPPSTDSHKSQTKACYILHHLVSDNDTFCHDASKRGCLDNLGELVRSINPTESDPNEWEEGEPESLAALREAALIALASLALSSDDIRRRITDELSLLPCISRALRAKRHTGTRYAACQCVRAISRAVSVLRTSIVDSGLGMDVLRIVLGQDLGDRYGGSSSNPGTVGNATGKAKEGGTKKSKDESSSMDTSVTGTRDGLGEDRRVLGAALSAVCNIVNDFSPLRPIYLEEKLMPRLVYILRESGDPPLRLNALWAVKNLVKKTSTETKRDIMSHIGWTQLSDFLSDADEDIQEQGFYTLRNLAENEEGIAMIFRELGPQVLEKIVAGLRSSCTDVVLQAAFAIANLANGSHDQQDMILRFPGMLTSLQSCLAESTSDIRRPAVSCILTLAQSNPRRRKEMMDAGIISTLRRLCEWSGHSTHGLGHGHNHPPAIGVSLSPTSGGAGHWGGRSPLRSPPSHAPVPVTGVYGSWGGSGSMHHHSHSLAHHVPASGRIQPYGHTSHHSWSSPMALEDDRDVIQRARTALEWLERGETYLT, via the exons ATGACCATCCCCTCCCTCACCGTCACCAACTTAAAGAAGGCAAAAAACGTCGTTATCGGGAATCCTCTGGCCAAAGTACAGCTTGTGAGAGACACCCATTTTATATCGAC GCTCATTGACTGTTTGAATGCTCCATATTCTTCTGAGAAATCCACAAATGATGCTTTGCGGATCGAGGCAGCACATATAATCGCATCGTTATCATACG GTTCTGAAGAAGCGCTTGGAACACTTTTGAGGGCCAACGCTCACCATGCCTTTGTCTATGCTATCTCATACTTCACACCATCCGAGCCTCTTTCTGTACGAGCAGCGTTTTCACGAGCTCTTCGAACGCTTGCAGCTTCAATCGCTGATGTCGTCGGACCGTCAATGTGGGGTTTAAGGCCAGACAGATCTATGATACGCAATGAAGCGCGGCATGCACTCGAATATCTTTTTCAG ACCGAAACACTAGACATTTATCTACCATTGTTGCTCCCCCCCTCTCCTTCCATCCCCGCCGCGTACGCTGTCTCGACATCTATTGCACAGATGTTATCGACTACCATTCGCTCTGATGTGAATCGTCGTGCAGTGACAGAGTGGCTCCCTCCTGCCGAGCGACAGCGCGAGGTAAAGTCCCGCCGCGGGTGGGAAAAAACCGCTTTATCAGCGAGCCACACATCGCCATGGGTGGCAAGACAGCTTATAGCACTGCTTGGAGAGTACCGGCGAGAATACGACTGTAAGCTAGTAGAGGCCTGTTTGTCCGCGTTGGCCGCTCTTGCCAAAGAAAACCCAATTATAGCCACTTTTCTAACCAAACCTTTGGTTG ACGCTCCTCCCCTTGAAACTATTCTAAAATTCACCAAATCCCGAACAGTGGATGTCCAGCTGGCTGCTTGTATATGTATCACCCATATTTTGCGAGCTCTtcccccctctccctcttcaaTTCCACCGCCGCATTCTATGACCTCTCCCACCTCCGCAACGACATCCCACAGTCTTGCACACACTCCTGCTCCCCATAAACCATCTCTTGAAGAAGATTGTAAACGCACTGTGATCAACGTCGTCAATGGGATGATTTCCTCTCCACCCTCAACCGACTCTCACAAAAGCCAGACGAAAGCCTGTTATATTTTGC ACCATTTGGTGTCAGATAATGATACCTTTTGTCATGACGCTTCTAAAAGAGGATGCCTTGACAACTTGGGCGAGTTAGTTCGTTCGATCAATCCTACAGAATCAGATCCAAATGagtgggaagaaggagagCCAGAGAGCTTGGCCGCCTTGCGAGAGGCTGCCCTTATAGCACTCGCATCATTGGCATTATCCTCGGACGACATCCGGAGAAGAATAACGGACGAACTTAGTCTTCTGCCCTGCATATCGCGAGCTTTGCGTGCAAAGAGACACACGGGAACCCGCTACGCTGCATGCCAGTGTGTAAGAGCTATATCACGTGCGGTTTCGGTCCTGCGGACGAGTATAGTCGACAGCGGCCTCGGAATGGATGTACTGCGAATTGTACTTGGTCAAGACCTTGGGGATCGCTATGGAGGTAGTAGTTCAAACCCTGGAACCGTGGGGAACGCTACTGGTAAAGCTAAAGAAGGGGGGACAAAAAAATCCAAAGACGAAAGTTCGTCTATGGATACATCAGTTACAGGCACACGCGATGGATTGGGCGAAGATCGTCGAGTGCTCGGCGCTGCACTCTCTGCCGTTTGCAACATTGTCAACGACTTTTCCCCGCTGAGACCC ATTTACCTGGAGGAGAAATTGATGCCACGCTTGGTTTACATTCTCAGAGAATCAGGCGATCCACCCCTCAGACTTAATGCCCTATGGGCTGTTAAAAATCTGGTGAAGAAAACTAGCACTGAAACAAAGAGGGATATTATGAGCCATATCGGCTGGACACAGCTTTCCGA TTTCCTCAGCGACGCAGATGAAGATATACAGGAACAAGGTTTCTACACCCTTCGGAACCTTGCAGAAAATGAAGAGGGTATTGCCATGATCTTTAGAGAGCTCGGCCCTCAGGTCCTTGAGAAGATTGTCGCTGGACTGCGATCCTCTTGCACAGACGTTGTTCTCCAAGCTGCTTTCGCGATCGCCAATTTAGCAAACGGATCACACGATCAACAGGACATGATTCTTCGATTCCCTGGGATGCTCACCTCCCTACAATCATGCTTAGCAGAATCCACATCTGACATAAGACGTCCTGCCGTCTCTTGTATTTTGACCCTTGCACAGAGTAACCCAAGAAGGCGGAAAGAAATGATGGACGCTGGGATCATCAGCACTCTTAGACGGCTATGCGAATGGTCAGGCCATAGTACCCATGGACTCGGACATGGTCACAACCACCCTCCTGCCATCGGTGTCAGTCTTAGTCCAACTTCGGGAGGAGCTGGACATTGGGGTGGCCGCAGCCCACTAAGATCCCCGCCTAGTCATGCTCCAGTGCCAGTCACTGGCGTATATGGTAGCTGGGGTGGCAGCGGATCTATGCATCATCATTCCCATTCACTGGCCCATCATGTCCCCGCCAGCGGACGAATTCAGCCCTACGGACATACCAGTCATCACAGCTGGTCATCTCCTATGGCACTCGAGGACGATCGGGATGTCATTCAGAGGGCACGGACGGCTCTAGAATGGTTGGAACGCGGTGAGACGTACCTCACATGA